The following DNA comes from Grus americana isolate bGruAme1 chromosome 22, bGruAme1.mat, whole genome shotgun sequence.
ggtgtggggagaggaggaggggggtgggggaggctCTTCGGGGAGACCTTTGGGCTCCATCACCTCCATAACATCCCCCCAAGCAGCCCCCCACCACCCACACGGCTCAGCCCGGGCGCGGGGACTTACTCAGACGTCTCCAAGTCCCGTTTTTGCCtacagaacagaggaaaaaggggaaaaaaaaaaaataaaacgcTGGTGAGAAGGGCTCTCACCGCCCCCGGGCCGGCCTGGGGCCACGatggccggggagggggcacccagccctgggggcccatgccctgcctggggtggggggaccccGACCCTGAGCGTGCCCCCCGACTCACACGCCCTCCCTGCGGCAGCACATGAGGTGGCCCAGGAGCAGGCAAAGCAGCGCGGCCACCGCCAGCGGCACCAGCAGCGTCACCAGGTAGCTGGGCagcaggtcctgggggggggCCTCGGTGGGGGGCTGGAAATCCCCACCCTCCTCCAGCACCCCAGAACCCCACGTCGGCCCCGGCGCCGTGGGGCTGGGCCAGACCTGCAGCTGCAATGGGGTGACGGTtagggggttgggggggtccTCACGGGGGTTGGttgtgtggggtgggggggacgcGGGTCTCACCAAGGTGAGGTTGCACCAGCGGACGGTGAAGTGGGGGGCGAAGGTGTCGTAGCAGGAGGCGAGGGGCTGCTGGCCCAGGCTGCAGCGGAAGCGGCTCTGCGGCGAGGCTGCCGACACCAGGCACGGCGAGAAGGCGCCGCGGGAGCCCACCTTCACGTACACCCTGCCGGGGGGGCACCAGCTGGAggcggccccccccccaaaaccccacgcgcggaggctgggggggggtctgcCCGGGAGcaaccccagccccccccccccccgggtcaGCCCGTACCCCTCCTTGCGCCCCTCGATGGGCAGCGGGACGCGGCCGCCCCGGTCCAGGGCGGAGGTGATGTTGATGACGTGGAGGTCGTCCCGCTCCCAGACTCCAGCCGCGGCCTGGAGGAAGGTCTCCTGCGCGGCCGccggcagcagctcctccacgTTCCTGTTGCCCACCAGGAACTCGCCCTGGTACGGCAGCTCCCCGCCTGCGGGGGACACTCAGCACCCGTGgggacaccccacccccccccccccgggggtgcTCCGGTGCGGTTTGGGGCTGCGCAGCCCTTACCTGGAGCGGGGACGACGGTGATGACGAGGCGCTGTGCCACGGTCTCGTAGGTGTGCCGGTTGTATGCCAGCACCTGCAAGCCAAGGAgagacccccccccaaagatgccagcccccccccaccccgtgtcaccccctgccatggggccGTGGCGGCGGGTACCTACCTCGATGGCGTGGGTGCCCACCTCGGCGGCCGTGGGGCTGCCGTAGAGGAAGCCCGGCTGGCGGGGGTCGCGCTGGATGTACCGCAGCCACCGCGGCAGGTCGGGGTGGTCCCGGAGGTGGGCTTGGAAGGTGATGGGGGCGGCTGCTGGGCGCCGGGACACACGGACGGGCAGCACAGACACAGACATGGGGACACGCGTGCCATCGGGCTGTGCGGCAAGCGGACCCCCCGCTCTGCAAGCCCTTCCCCAGCAAACTGGTCCCAGCAAGGAAGTACAACTGGTCCCTGCAGTGGCTGTGCCCCAGGGGGTCCTGCTCCCGTTTTCGAGCTGAACGACCCCAAACTGAGGTGACCCCCAACACTTCAGTGGGGGGGTGAAGGGATGCTGCTCCTGGGTGGGTTGACAGCACAGTGGGGCGGCACTCGGGGGTCCCCAAatgggtgggggggagggggatggagggagggacggatggagggatggagggagggagggacagatggacggatggatggagggagggacggatggagggatggagggagggagggagggatggatggacagatgcCACAGCTGGGGTGATGCCTGGTGGGGAGCAGACATTAGGCAGTGCCCCCCATTAACTGTCCCGGACTCCCCTCCCAAGCCAGGCACTGCAGGACCCCCCCCGTCCCCTGTCTCcatgccccttggcctggcCCTCACCGCCATCATCCTCATGCCCGGTGAGGAAGGCCTCCTGGAACAGCTCCCGCTCCAGCTCGTGGACGAAGATGGCTCCGGTGTCGGAGGAGACGCGGTGGTCGGGGAGGACACGGTGGTCAGGGAGGGCggcccgggacccccccagggcCATGGCTGCggccaggcacagggctggagccggggctggggaACACGgctcctccctgcctcagtttccccattgcCCAGAGACCCCAGGACAACCCGCAGGTGCCCACAGCCCCCCCGGACATGCGGCTGGGGCAGAAACGCGTCCTGGCGGTGCCAGGCGTCCCGGGACAGGGGGGTGGGCTGTATTTAGgagggggtgggatggggctggggacggggctggggccAGGGTGGGGGGGCCAGGGGTGGGGACAGCACCCTCCCTCGCCCTGGACCCAGCACGGAGAGGCCCCGCTCGGCCCCCCCGTCCCAAACCCGGCTGGCACCAGGGACGGGGCGGCTTTATTTAGCTCAGTCACGTCgcagccccgtgtcccccccgtcccctcccgccggcaccccccatccccaccccgctctgggggtcccccccatcccctccccactGGGGGTCCCCCCGGcctgtccgtgtccccccccgggTGTCAGGGCTGCCACTCGcctgccagcacccaggccCAGCGCAGCGCGGGGGCCTCCATCTTCGCCACGGCCGGCGCTGATTGACGGAGgcagcgggccgggccggggggggccgcctggggggggtcccaccgGGGACGTGGGGGGGCCCCCGGTCACGGCCAGCTCCGGCCACCGAGGGCCCGTGGCCCCGAGCCCCGCTGGCACgcgggcaggagcggggctgccGAGGGGCTTCCGTGTGCGCGGGGGGGTGCCGTGGGGTGTCCCCGGGTGGGCTTGTCCCGCCGCCCCCGCTCACGGGTAGTGGGATGGCAGCGGGGGCACGAG
Coding sequences within:
- the SGCA gene encoding alpha-sarcoglycan isoform X2, with the translated sequence MEAPALRWAWVLAAMALGGSRAALPDHRVLPDHRVSSDTGAIFVHELERELFQEAFLTGHEDDGAAPITFQAHLRDHPDLPRWLRYIQRDPRQPGFLYGSPTAAEVGTHAIEVLAYNRHTYETVAQRLVITVVPAPGGELPYQGEFLVGNRNVEELLPAAAQETFLQAAAGVWERDDLHVINITSALDRGGRVPLPIEGRKEGVYVKVGSRGAFSPCLVSAASPQSRFRCSLGQQPLASCYDTFAPHFTVRWCNLTLLQVWPSPTAPGPTWGSGVLEEGGDFQPPTEAPPQDLLPSYLVTLLVPLAVAALLCLLLGHLMCCRREGVQKRDLETSDIQLVHHTTIHGDTEELRHMAGTRDVPRPLSTLPMFNVRTGQRINPMPGPSDGARVPLLPQ
- the SGCA gene encoding alpha-sarcoglycan isoform X1; translation: MEAPALRWAWVLAAMALGGSRAALPDHRVLPDHRVSSDTGAIFVHELERELFQEAFLTGHEDDGAAAPITFQAHLRDHPDLPRWLRYIQRDPRQPGFLYGSPTAAEVGTHAIEVLAYNRHTYETVAQRLVITVVPAPGGELPYQGEFLVGNRNVEELLPAAAQETFLQAAAGVWERDDLHVINITSALDRGGRVPLPIEGRKEGVYVKVGSRGAFSPCLVSAASPQSRFRCSLGQQPLASCYDTFAPHFTVRWCNLTLLQVWPSPTAPGPTWGSGVLEEGGDFQPPTEAPPQDLLPSYLVTLLVPLAVAALLCLLLGHLMCCRREGVQKRDLETSDIQLVHHTTIHGDTEELRHMAGTRDVPRPLSTLPMFNVRTGQRINPMPGPSDGARVPLLPQ